One genomic segment of Paraburkholderia aromaticivorans includes these proteins:
- a CDS encoding DUF5943 domain-containing protein, which translates to MQPQLPIDVDANTGVWTTDALPMLYVPRHFFTNNHTAVEEALGLDTYAGILYKAGYKSAYFWCDKEAKQHGIAGMAVFEHYLKRLSQRGWGIFTITEADPSSSHARIELHHSSFVLAQPGKVGKLCYMFAGWFAGAMDWVNDTAPDASRKGPPSHSREAQCAAEGHEHCVFEVSPLAS; encoded by the coding sequence ATGCAACCCCAACTGCCTATCGACGTCGATGCGAACACCGGCGTCTGGACCACCGACGCGCTGCCGATGCTGTACGTGCCGCGTCATTTCTTCACCAACAACCACACCGCCGTGGAAGAAGCACTCGGCCTCGATACGTATGCCGGGATTCTCTACAAGGCCGGCTACAAGTCCGCCTATTTCTGGTGCGACAAGGAAGCCAAGCAGCACGGCATTGCGGGCATGGCCGTATTCGAGCATTACCTGAAGCGTCTGTCGCAGCGCGGCTGGGGCATCTTCACGATCACCGAAGCCGATCCGTCGAGCTCGCACGCGCGCATCGAGCTGCATCACTCGTCGTTCGTGCTGGCGCAGCCGGGCAAGGTGGGCAAGCTTTGCTACATGTTCGCCGGCTGGTTCGCGGGCGCGATGGACTGGGTCAACGACACCGCGCCGGACGCTTCGCGCAAGGGCCCGCCGTCCCATTCCAGAGAAGCGCAATGCGCCGCTGAAGGCCACGAACACTGCGTGTTCGAAGTGTCGCCGCTCGCGTCGTAA
- a CDS encoding GlxA family transcriptional regulator, which translates to MSTDRTASLSHFAFMPVPNFTMIAFTNAIEVLRMANYLTGQTLYRWSIVSPEGGPVMASNGLSVDTGPVECVGQPDIVFVVGGIDVQRATTPAHLSALRRFARMGSVLGSLCTGTYALARAGLLAGYACAIHWENMSALKEEFPDTRFLKELFVIDRDRVTCTGGVAPLDMMLNLIAPRVGTARVTQIAEQFIVEHVRDTSAQQKMPLVARLGSANKSLFEVIALMENNIEEPLSREELARLAGMSQRQLQRLFREHLGMTPTHYYLTLRLRRARELLLQTDMSIMHITMACGFQSACHFSKSYRDAFGTAPTRERRKQAPSLAAVPVLAA; encoded by the coding sequence ATGTCCACCGATCGCACGGCATCGCTGTCGCATTTCGCATTCATGCCGGTTCCCAACTTCACCATGATTGCGTTCACCAACGCGATTGAAGTCCTGCGCATGGCGAACTATCTGACGGGACAAACGCTTTACCGCTGGTCGATCGTGAGTCCCGAGGGTGGCCCGGTCATGGCCAGCAACGGCTTGTCGGTCGACACGGGTCCGGTGGAATGCGTCGGCCAGCCGGACATCGTGTTCGTGGTCGGCGGCATCGACGTGCAGCGCGCGACCACGCCCGCCCATCTTTCCGCACTGCGCCGCTTCGCCCGTATGGGCAGCGTGCTCGGCAGCCTGTGCACCGGCACCTATGCGCTGGCGCGCGCCGGTTTGCTGGCCGGTTATGCCTGCGCGATTCACTGGGAGAACATGTCGGCGCTCAAGGAAGAGTTTCCCGACACGCGCTTTCTGAAAGAACTGTTCGTGATCGATCGCGATCGCGTCACGTGCACCGGCGGCGTGGCGCCGCTCGACATGATGCTGAACCTGATCGCGCCGCGCGTCGGCACGGCACGTGTCACGCAGATCGCCGAGCAGTTCATCGTCGAACATGTGCGCGATACCAGCGCGCAACAGAAAATGCCGCTGGTGGCGCGGCTCGGCTCGGCCAACAAGTCGCTCTTCGAAGTGATCGCGCTGATGGAGAACAACATCGAGGAGCCGCTCTCGCGCGAAGAACTCGCGCGGCTCGCCGGCATGTCGCAACGGCAATTGCAGCGCCTGTTCCGCGAACATCTGGGCATGACGCCGACGCATTACTATCTGACGCTGCGTTTGCGGCGCGCGCGCGAGCTTCTGCTGCAAACCGACATGTCGATCATGCACATCACGATGGCGTGCGGCTTCCAGTCGGCGTGCCATTTCTCGAAGAGCTATCGCGACGCGTTCGGCACCGCGCCCACGCGCGAAAGACGCAAGCAGGCGCCGTCGCTGGCTGCGGTGCCGGTGCTGGCGGCTTGA
- a CDS encoding (Fe-S)-binding protein gives MSPVFVITVLLWLSVAGLAFALVKRAAYWREGRATAAGAYGWTNLLAIPKRYFVDLHHVVARDPYIARTHVATAGGAILAMALVFVNYGLAIYSPRLDKLIFLAALVMLVGAVFVWRRRHGAKAVPARLSRGPWDHLPLLLGSFALGLVLFVALPAAAMSGALAVVVALLIAAGAFAMTFGAARGGPMKHALAGLLHLAFHPRQERFAERNDTDVVPPTALKAPLLDAKEYGVGKPVEFRWNQLLSFDACVQCGKCEAACPAFAAGQPLNPKKLIQDLVTGMVGGTDADYAGSPTPGIPLGKHAGAPGKPLISSLIEADTLWSCTTCRACVQECPMLIEHVDAIVDMRRNQTLVEGSVPGKGPITLANLRETGSSNGYDIGARYDWAVDLQVQVAQPGRPVDVLLIAGEGAFDMRYQRTLRALVKVLNRAGIDYAVLGGVETDTGDTARRLGDEATFQQLAHKLIGTLSQYSFRKIVTADPHVLHSLRNEYRALGGFYEVQHHTALIEQLVASGKLTPRAVAAFADRKITYHDPCYLGRYNGETEAPRLLLKSIGIKVVEMERNGMRGRCCGGGGGAPLTDIPGKRRIPDIRIDDAKTVGAEIVAVGCPNCTAMLEGVVGPRPEVLDVAELVAAALE, from the coding sequence ATGAGCCCCGTGTTTGTCATCACCGTCCTGCTGTGGCTGTCGGTGGCCGGTCTGGCGTTCGCGCTCGTCAAGCGCGCCGCGTATTGGCGCGAAGGCCGCGCCACGGCGGCGGGCGCCTATGGCTGGACCAATCTGCTGGCGATTCCCAAGCGCTATTTCGTCGATCTGCATCATGTCGTGGCGCGCGATCCGTACATTGCCAGAACGCACGTGGCGACCGCCGGCGGCGCGATTCTCGCGATGGCGCTGGTATTCGTCAACTACGGTCTGGCGATTTACTCGCCGCGGCTCGACAAGCTGATCTTTCTGGCCGCGCTCGTGATGCTGGTCGGCGCGGTGTTCGTCTGGCGCCGCCGCCACGGCGCGAAAGCGGTGCCGGCGCGGCTCTCGCGCGGGCCGTGGGATCATCTGCCGCTGTTGCTCGGCTCGTTCGCGCTCGGCCTCGTGCTGTTCGTCGCACTGCCGGCTGCCGCGATGTCTGGCGCGCTGGCCGTCGTCGTCGCGTTGCTGATCGCGGCGGGCGCGTTCGCGATGACCTTCGGCGCGGCGCGCGGCGGTCCGATGAAGCATGCGCTCGCCGGTTTGCTGCATCTCGCGTTCCATCCGCGTCAGGAGCGCTTTGCCGAGCGCAACGACACCGACGTGGTGCCGCCGACCGCCTTGAAAGCACCGCTGCTCGACGCGAAGGAATACGGGGTCGGCAAGCCGGTCGAATTCCGCTGGAACCAGTTGCTCAGCTTCGACGCCTGCGTGCAGTGCGGCAAGTGCGAAGCGGCCTGTCCCGCGTTCGCCGCCGGTCAGCCGCTCAATCCGAAGAAGCTGATTCAGGACCTGGTCACCGGCATGGTGGGCGGCACGGACGCCGACTACGCGGGCAGTCCGACGCCGGGCATCCCGCTCGGCAAGCATGCGGGCGCGCCGGGCAAGCCGCTGATATCCAGTTTGATCGAAGCGGACACGCTGTGGTCCTGCACGACCTGCCGCGCTTGCGTGCAGGAGTGCCCGATGCTGATCGAGCATGTGGATGCGATCGTGGATATGCGCCGCAACCAGACGCTGGTCGAAGGCAGCGTGCCGGGCAAGGGGCCGATCACGCTCGCGAATCTGCGCGAGACGGGCAGCTCGAACGGCTACGACATCGGCGCGCGTTACGACTGGGCCGTCGATCTGCAAGTGCAGGTCGCGCAGCCGGGCCGTCCGGTGGACGTATTGCTGATCGCCGGCGAAGGCGCCTTCGACATGCGCTATCAACGCACGTTGCGCGCGCTCGTCAAGGTGCTGAACCGGGCGGGCATCGACTATGCGGTACTGGGCGGCGTGGAAACCGACACCGGCGACACCGCCCGCCGTCTCGGCGACGAGGCCACCTTCCAGCAGCTCGCGCACAAACTGATCGGCACGCTGTCGCAGTACTCGTTCCGTAAGATCGTCACCGCGGACCCGCATGTGCTGCACAGCCTGCGCAATGAGTATCGCGCGCTGGGCGGTTTTTACGAGGTGCAGCATCACACGGCGCTGATCGAGCAACTGGTCGCGAGCGGCAAGCTCACGCCGCGCGCGGTGGCCGCCTTCGCGGATCGCAAGATCACGTATCACGACCCGTGCTATCTGGGCCGCTATAACGGTGAGACGGAGGCGCCGCGCCTTTTGTTGAAGTCGATCGGCATCAAGGTCGTGGAGATGGAGCGCAACGGAATGCGCGGACGCTGCTGCGGCGGTGGCGGCGGTGCACCCTTGACGGATATTCCGGGCAAGCGGCGCATCCCCGACATCCGTATCGACGACGCCAAAACCGTCGGCGCGGAGATCGTCGCAGTGGGTTGTCCGAATTGCACGGCCATGCTCGAAGGCGTAGTGGGGCCGCGTCCGGAAGTCCTGGACGTTGCCGAACTGGTTGCAGCGGCGCTGGAGTAA
- a CDS encoding serine hydroxymethyltransferase: protein MSNPNPFFEESLATRDAAVRGAILKELERQQSQVELIASENIVSRAVLEAQGSVLTNKYAEGYPGKRYYGGCEYADVIETLALDRIKQLFNAKFANVQPHSGAQANGAVMLALVKPGDTVLGMSLDAGGHLTHGAKPAMSGKWFNAVQYGVNRDTMLIDYEQIEELAQQHKPALLIAGFSAYPRALDFARLRAIADGVGAKLMVDMAHIAGVIAAGRHQNPVEHAHVVTSTTHKTLRGPRGGFVLTNDEDIAKKINSAVFPGLQGGPLMHVIAGKAVAFGEALQPGFKTYIDSVLANAQTLGEVLKAGGVDLVTGGTDNHLLLVDLRPKGLKGNQVEQALERAGITCNKNGIPFDTEKPTITSGIRLGTPAGTTRGFGVSEFREVGRLIVEVLDALRDHPEGHAATEQRVRREIFALCERFPIY from the coding sequence ATGTCGAACCCGAATCCTTTCTTCGAAGAATCGCTCGCCACACGCGACGCGGCGGTGCGCGGCGCTATTTTGAAAGAGCTCGAGCGCCAGCAGTCGCAAGTTGAACTGATTGCGTCGGAAAACATCGTATCGCGCGCGGTGCTCGAAGCGCAGGGCTCGGTGCTGACCAACAAGTATGCGGAAGGCTATCCGGGCAAGCGTTACTACGGCGGTTGCGAATACGCCGACGTGATCGAAACGCTGGCGCTCGATCGTATCAAGCAGCTTTTCAACGCGAAGTTCGCCAACGTGCAGCCGCATTCCGGCGCGCAGGCGAACGGCGCGGTGATGCTCGCGCTGGTGAAGCCGGGCGACACGGTGCTCGGCATGTCGCTCGACGCGGGCGGCCACCTCACGCACGGCGCGAAGCCGGCCATGTCCGGCAAATGGTTCAACGCCGTGCAGTACGGTGTGAATCGCGACACGATGCTGATCGACTACGAGCAGATCGAAGAACTCGCGCAGCAGCATAAACCCGCGCTGCTGATCGCAGGCTTCTCGGCGTATCCGCGCGCGCTCGACTTCGCACGGCTGCGCGCGATTGCCGACGGCGTCGGCGCCAAACTGATGGTGGATATGGCGCACATCGCCGGCGTGATCGCGGCGGGCCGTCATCAGAATCCGGTCGAGCATGCGCATGTGGTCACCTCGACCACCCACAAGACACTGCGCGGCCCGCGCGGCGGCTTCGTGCTGACGAATGACGAAGACATCGCGAAGAAAATCAATTCGGCGGTGTTTCCCGGCTTGCAGGGCGGTCCGCTGATGCACGTGATCGCCGGCAAGGCAGTCGCGTTCGGCGAGGCGCTGCAACCCGGGTTCAAGACTTATATCGACAGCGTGCTCGCCAATGCGCAGACGCTCGGCGAAGTGCTGAAGGCAGGCGGCGTGGATCTGGTGACGGGCGGCACGGACAACCATCTGCTGCTGGTCGATCTGCGGCCGAAGGGCCTCAAGGGCAATCAGGTCGAGCAGGCGCTGGAACGCGCGGGCATTACCTGCAACAAGAACGGCATTCCGTTCGACACCGAGAAGCCCACGATCACCTCCGGCATTCGCCTCGGCACACCCGCGGGCACGACGCGCGGCTTCGGTGTGAGCGAGTTCCGCGAAGTCGGGCGGCTGATCGTCGAGGTGCTCGACGCGCTGCGCGACCACCCGGAAGGCCACGCCGCCACCGAACAACGCGTGCGCCGCGAGATTTTCGCGCTGTGCGAACGCTTTCCCATCTACTAA
- a CDS encoding NADH:flavin oxidoreductase, whose product MRYPNLFKPLTLNKLTLRNRIVSTAHAEVYAEPGGLPGDRYIRYYEEKAKGGVGLAVCGGSSPVSIDSPQGWWKSVNLSTDKIIDPLARLAEAMHTHGAKIMIQATHMGRRSAFHGEHWPHLMSPSGVREPVHRGNAKIIEVEEIRRIIGDFAAAAKRVKDAGMDGVEISAAHQHLIDQFWSPRTNFRTDEWGGSLENRLRFGTEVLKAVREAVGADFCVGLRMCGDEFHEDGLDHEQLKEIAQAMSETGLIDYLGVIGSGADTHNTLANCMPPMALPPEPFVHLAAGIKSVVKLPVMHAQSIRDAGQAERLLASGMVDLVGMTRAQIADPHMVIKIRDGREDEIKQCVGANYCIDRQYNGLDVLCVQNAATSREATMPHVIAKSRGAKRKVVVVGAGPAGLEAARVAKSRGHDVVLFEKNDYVGGQIMLAAKAPQREQMAGIVRWFDMETKRLGVDRRLGVAADEKTIMAEKPDIVVLATGGSSFTSQVAAWGVDEGLAVSSWDVLSGKVEPGKNVLVYDGVSTHAGAGVADFMSSRGSNVEIVTPDVKVADDVGGTTFPIFYRRLYAQGVIHTPNYWLDKVYEEDGKKIAVIRNEYTEEQEERAVDQVVIENGSTPNDELYWKLKPESLNRGQVDVHKLFASEPQPSLAEELGNGRFLLFRVGDCISMHNIHGAIYDALRLCKDF is encoded by the coding sequence ATGCGTTACCCGAACCTTTTCAAGCCTCTCACGCTGAACAAGCTGACCTTGCGCAACCGCATCGTCAGCACCGCGCACGCGGAGGTCTATGCGGAACCGGGCGGCCTGCCCGGCGACCGTTATATCCGTTATTACGAGGAGAAGGCCAAGGGTGGCGTGGGCCTCGCCGTGTGCGGCGGCTCGAGCCCGGTGTCGATCGACAGCCCGCAAGGCTGGTGGAAGTCGGTGAACCTGTCGACCGACAAGATCATCGATCCGCTCGCGCGGCTCGCCGAAGCCATGCACACGCATGGCGCGAAGATCATGATCCAGGCCACGCACATGGGACGCCGCTCGGCGTTTCACGGCGAGCATTGGCCGCATCTGATGTCGCCGTCCGGCGTGCGTGAGCCGGTGCATCGCGGCAATGCGAAGATCATCGAGGTCGAGGAAATTCGCCGCATCATCGGCGACTTCGCGGCCGCGGCGAAGCGGGTGAAAGATGCGGGTATGGACGGCGTTGAAATTTCGGCGGCGCACCAGCATCTGATCGACCAGTTCTGGAGCCCGCGCACCAACTTCCGTACCGACGAGTGGGGCGGCTCGCTGGAGAACCGTCTGCGCTTCGGCACGGAAGTGTTGAAGGCCGTGCGTGAAGCAGTGGGCGCGGATTTCTGCGTCGGCTTGCGCATGTGCGGCGACGAGTTCCATGAAGACGGGCTCGATCACGAACAGCTGAAAGAGATCGCTCAGGCCATGAGCGAAACCGGTCTGATCGATTACCTCGGCGTGATCGGTTCGGGGGCGGACACGCATAACACGCTCGCCAACTGCATGCCGCCGATGGCGCTGCCGCCCGAGCCGTTCGTGCATCTCGCGGCCGGCATCAAGTCGGTGGTGAAGCTGCCCGTCATGCACGCGCAAAGTATTCGCGACGCGGGCCAGGCCGAGCGGCTGCTTGCCAGCGGCATGGTCGATCTGGTCGGCATGACGCGTGCGCAGATTGCCGATCCGCATATGGTCATCAAGATCCGCGATGGCCGCGAAGACGAAATCAAGCAATGCGTCGGCGCGAATTACTGCATCGATCGCCAGTACAACGGCCTCGACGTGCTGTGCGTGCAGAACGCTGCGACCTCGCGTGAAGCGACCATGCCGCATGTGATCGCCAAATCGCGCGGAGCGAAGCGCAAGGTGGTCGTGGTCGGCGCGGGGCCGGCGGGACTGGAAGCGGCGCGCGTGGCGAAGTCGCGCGGTCACGACGTGGTGCTGTTCGAGAAGAACGACTACGTGGGCGGCCAGATCATGCTGGCCGCGAAAGCGCCGCAGCGTGAACAGATGGCGGGCATCGTGCGCTGGTTCGACATGGAGACGAAGCGCCTCGGCGTGGACCGGCGTCTCGGTGTCGCCGCCGACGAGAAAACCATCATGGCCGAGAAGCCGGACATCGTCGTGCTCGCCACGGGCGGTTCGTCGTTCACGTCGCAGGTGGCGGCGTGGGGCGTCGACGAAGGTCTTGCGGTGAGTTCGTGGGATGTCTTGTCCGGCAAGGTCGAACCGGGCAAGAACGTGCTGGTCTATGACGGCGTCAGCACGCATGCCGGCGCGGGCGTGGCCGATTTCATGTCGAGCCGCGGCTCGAACGTCGAGATCGTCACGCCGGACGTGAAAGTGGCCGACGACGTGGGCGGCACCACGTTCCCGATCTTCTACCGCCGTCTCTATGCGCAAGGCGTGATCCATACGCCGAACTACTGGCTCGACAAGGTCTACGAGGAAGACGGCAAGAAGATCGCCGTGATCCGCAACGAGTACACCGAAGAGCAGGAAGAGCGCGCGGTGGATCAGGTGGTGATCGAAAACGGCAGCACGCCGAACGACGAGTTGTACTGGAAGCTCAAGCCTGAGTCGCTGAATCGCGGTCAGGTGGACGTGCACAAGCTGTTCGCCTCGGAGCCGCAGCCGTCGCTTGCCGAAGAACTCGGCAATGGCCGCTTCCTGTTGTTCCGTGTCGGCGACTGCATTTCCATGCACAACATTCACGGCGCGATCTACGACGCGCTGCGTCTTTGCAAGGATTTTTGA
- a CDS encoding electron transfer flavoprotein subunit alpha/FixB family protein has translation MNTLKRIDPRRPFTITADGLRRITLGVTGVAGSLEFAALGASHRDQAKPRRTTATPQRVMLVAAHADRGALDDHARQALAGAALIADATTEVVLLVFGEFSGDAAALGADKLIELPMFDRRAFAPVDELNALAACVAAYAPVHIFLPDNATGDGDLGRRYAAAANASVATHVVEIDAAHVAAYVQANTAFAVRALPEVVLLAPNAVDPKLPFVGAGERVMWRFDGAPASARGAVRDLGIEEIDAAQLALEEADFIVSAGNGVSDVPAFERLAATLGAAIGASRVAVDDGKFTRDKQIGATGKTVEASVYIAFGISGAVQHLQGIKDCRHVIAVNLDASAPIAKRANLTVIADAQETIAALNEAAAVARTARGTGAALLNSSAVVEGALA, from the coding sequence ATGAACACTCTCAAACGAATCGATCCGCGCCGTCCGTTCACGATCACGGCGGACGGACTCCGGCGTATCACGCTCGGCGTGACGGGCGTGGCGGGTTCGCTGGAATTCGCCGCGCTCGGCGCCTCGCACCGCGACCAGGCCAAACCGCGCCGCACCACGGCGACGCCTCAGCGCGTGATGCTGGTAGCCGCCCATGCGGACCGCGGCGCGCTCGACGATCACGCCCGCCAGGCGCTGGCCGGCGCCGCCCTGATTGCGGACGCGACGACCGAAGTCGTATTGCTGGTGTTCGGCGAGTTCAGCGGCGACGCCGCCGCGCTCGGCGCGGACAAGCTGATCGAATTGCCGATGTTCGACCGCCGCGCCTTCGCGCCGGTGGACGAATTGAACGCGCTGGCCGCGTGCGTCGCGGCCTACGCGCCGGTCCATATTTTCCTGCCCGATAACGCCACCGGCGACGGCGACCTGGGACGCCGCTACGCAGCCGCCGCGAATGCAAGCGTCGCGACGCATGTCGTCGAGATCGACGCCGCGCACGTGGCCGCCTATGTTCAGGCGAATACAGCGTTCGCCGTGCGCGCGTTGCCCGAGGTCGTGCTGCTCGCGCCCAATGCGGTCGATCCGAAGCTGCCGTTCGTCGGTGCCGGCGAACGGGTCATGTGGCGCTTCGACGGCGCTCCGGCTTCCGCGCGAGGCGCGGTACGCGATCTGGGCATCGAGGAAATCGACGCCGCGCAACTGGCGCTCGAAGAAGCGGATTTCATCGTCTCGGCGGGCAACGGCGTGAGCGACGTGCCGGCGTTCGAGCGTCTCGCGGCCACGCTCGGCGCGGCAATCGGCGCGAGCCGCGTGGCCGTGGACGACGGCAAGTTCACCCGCGACAAGCAGATCGGCGCGACCGGCAAGACCGTCGAAGCGAGCGTTTATATCGCCTTCGGCATTTCCGGCGCGGTGCAGCATCTGCAAGGGATCAAGGACTGCCGCCATGTGATCGCGGTGAATCTCGACGCGAGCGCGCCGATCGCCAAACGCGCGAATCTGACCGTGATCGCGGACGCGCAGGAAACCATCGCGGCGCTCAACGAAGCAGCGGCCGTGGCGCGCACGGCACGCGGAACCGGTGCGGCGCTGCTGAATTCATCGGCTGTCGTCGAAGGAGCGCTCGCATGA
- the betI gene encoding transcriptional regulator BetI — translation MPKLGMREIRRAQLIDATLLTIDHTGLAGTTLASVAQRASISTGIVSHYFGDKDGLLEATMRHVLRDLWQATSRRRRAARADPRSKLRAVVAANFDAEQTSGPVMKTWLAFWSESMHKPQLRRLQYVNTRRLNSNLCADFSKALPRAAARRAASGLAALIDGLWLRGALSGEPFDTKAALRVANDYIDLVLASRE, via the coding sequence ATGCCCAAACTCGGAATGCGCGAAATCCGCCGCGCGCAACTGATCGACGCCACGCTCCTCACCATCGACCACACCGGTCTCGCGGGGACCACGCTCGCTTCGGTCGCGCAGCGCGCGAGCATTTCCACGGGCATCGTCAGCCACTATTTCGGTGATAAGGACGGTCTGCTCGAAGCCACCATGCGCCACGTGCTGCGCGATCTGTGGCAGGCCACCTCGCGTCGGCGCCGCGCGGCCCGGGCGGACCCGCGTTCGAAACTGCGCGCCGTGGTCGCCGCGAATTTCGACGCCGAGCAGACCAGCGGTCCGGTCATGAAAACCTGGCTGGCGTTCTGGTCCGAAAGCATGCACAAGCCGCAATTGCGGCGGCTGCAATACGTGAACACGCGCCGTCTGAATTCGAACCTGTGCGCGGATTTTTCCAAGGCCCTGCCGCGTGCGGCGGCGCGCCGCGCGGCGAGCGGCCTCGCGGCGCTGATCGACGGACTGTGGCTGCGCGGCGCGCTCTCGGGCGAGCCGTTCGACACCAAAGCGGCGCTGCGCGTGGCCAACGACTATATCGATCTGGTCCTCGCATCGCGCGAGTAA
- the fdhA gene encoding formaldehyde dehydrogenase, glutathione-independent produces MSSNRGVVYLGQGKVEVQSIDYPKMVDPRGRSIGHGVILKVVSTNICGSDQHMVRGRTTAEVGLVLGHEITGEVIEIGRDVETLKIGDLVSVPFNVACGRCPTCKAQHTGVCLNVNPSRAGGAYGYVDMGGWIGGQAEYVMVPYADFNLLKFPDRAQALSKIRDLTCLSDILPTGYHGAVMAGVKPGATVYIAGAGPVGMAAAASARLLGAACTIVGDMNEERLAHARKMGFQTVDLSKDATLGEQIEQILGRPEVDCAVDCVGFEAHGHGSSGSHEEAPATVLNSLMEITRAAGAIGIPGLYVTDDPGAADAAARKGSLSIRFGLGWAKSHSFHTGQTPVMKYNQNLMQAILWDRLPIADIVNVTVVSLDQAPDGYRQFDGGAPKKFVIDPHGLLKAA; encoded by the coding sequence ATGAGCAGCAATCGCGGCGTCGTGTATCTCGGGCAGGGCAAGGTGGAAGTGCAGTCGATCGACTATCCGAAGATGGTCGATCCGCGTGGCCGGTCGATCGGTCACGGCGTGATCCTGAAGGTGGTGAGCACCAATATTTGCGGCTCCGATCAGCACATGGTGCGCGGCCGCACGACCGCCGAGGTCGGCCTCGTGCTCGGTCATGAGATTACCGGCGAGGTGATCGAGATAGGCCGCGACGTGGAAACGCTGAAGATCGGCGATCTCGTCTCGGTGCCGTTCAACGTGGCCTGCGGGCGCTGCCCGACCTGCAAGGCGCAGCATACCGGCGTGTGCCTGAACGTGAATCCGTCGCGCGCCGGCGGCGCGTATGGCTATGTGGACATGGGCGGCTGGATCGGCGGTCAGGCCGAATACGTGATGGTGCCGTACGCCGACTTCAATCTGCTGAAATTCCCCGACCGCGCACAGGCGCTGTCGAAAATCCGCGACCTCACGTGCCTCTCCGACATTCTGCCGACCGGCTATCACGGCGCGGTGATGGCGGGTGTGAAGCCCGGCGCCACCGTCTATATCGCGGGCGCGGGGCCGGTGGGCATGGCGGCGGCCGCGTCGGCGCGCCTGCTGGGCGCGGCCTGCACGATTGTCGGCGATATGAACGAGGAGCGTCTCGCGCACGCGCGCAAGATGGGCTTCCAGACCGTCGATCTGTCGAAGGACGCCACGCTCGGCGAGCAGATCGAACAGATTCTCGGCAGGCCGGAGGTGGATTGCGCGGTGGACTGCGTCGGCTTCGAAGCGCACGGCCACGGCAGCAGCGGCTCGCACGAGGAAGCGCCGGCCACGGTGCTCAACTCGCTGATGGAAATCACGCGGGCCGCGGGCGCGATCGGCATTCCGGGCCTGTACGTCACGGACGACCCCGGCGCCGCCGATGCCGCCGCGCGCAAAGGCAGCCTGAGCATCCGTTTCGGTCTGGGCTGGGCCAAGTCGCACTCGTTCCATACCGGCCAGACGCCGGTGATGAAGTACAACCAGAACCTGATGCAGGCCATCTTGTGGGACCGTTTGCCGATCGCGGATATCGTCAACGTGACGGTGGTGTCGCTCGACCAGGCGCCGGATGGTTACCGGCAGTTCGATGGCGGTGCGCCGAAGAAGTTCGTGATCGACCCGCATGGGCTGCTCAAGGCGGCGTAA
- a CDS encoding dipeptidase — translation MSTLHDNSIIIDGLNISKFERSVFEDMRKGGVTAVNCTVSVWESFQKTVDNIAEMKQQIREYGEILTLVRTTDDIFRAKKENKTGIIFGFQNAHAFEDNLGYIEAFKDLGVNVVQLCYNTQNLVGTGCYERDGGLSGYGREVIQEMNRVGIMVDLSHVGGKTSSEAIAASNKPVCYSHCCPSGLKEHPRNKSDEQLKEIADAGGFVGVTMFAPFLKRGADATVEDYIEAIEYVVNLIGEDQVGIGTDFTQGYSTEFFDWITHDKGRYRQLTNFGKVVNPEGIRTIGEFPNLTAAMERAGWSETRIKKIMGENWVRVFGEVWKV, via the coding sequence ATGAGCACTTTGCACGACAACAGCATCATCATCGACGGTCTGAACATTTCGAAGTTCGAGCGCTCGGTGTTCGAGGACATGCGCAAGGGCGGCGTGACCGCGGTGAACTGCACGGTCTCGGTCTGGGAGAGCTTCCAGAAGACCGTCGACAACATCGCCGAGATGAAGCAGCAGATCCGCGAGTACGGCGAAATCCTCACGCTCGTGCGCACCACGGACGACATTTTCCGCGCGAAGAAAGAGAACAAGACGGGCATCATTTTCGGTTTCCAGAACGCTCATGCTTTCGAGGACAACCTCGGCTATATCGAGGCGTTCAAGGATCTCGGCGTAAACGTGGTGCAGCTTTGCTACAACACGCAGAATCTGGTGGGCACCGGCTGCTATGAACGCGACGGCGGCCTGTCGGGCTACGGCCGCGAAGTGATTCAGGAGATGAACCGCGTCGGCATCATGGTCGATCTCTCGCACGTGGGCGGCAAGACTTCTTCAGAAGCGATCGCGGCTTCGAACAAGCCCGTGTGCTATTCGCATTGCTGCCCGTCGGGTTTGAAAGAGCACCCGCGCAACAAGAGCGACGAGCAACTCAAAGAGATCGCGGACGCGGGCGGTTTCGTCGGCGTGACGATGTTCGCGCCGTTCCTCAAGCGCGGCGCCGACGCGACCGTCGAAGACTATATCGAAGCGATCGAGTACGTGGTGAATCTGATCGGCGAAGACCAGGTCGGCATCGGCACGGACTTTACGCAAGGCTACAGCACGGAGTTCTTCGACTGGATCACGCACGACAAAGGCCGCTATCGCCAGTTGACCAACTTCGGCAAGGTCGTGAACCCGGAAGGCATTCGCACGATCGGCGAGTTTCCGAACCTGACGGCCGCGATGGAGCGCGCCGGCTGGAGCGAGACGCGCATCAAGAAGATCATGGGCGAAAACTGGGTGCGGGTATTCGGCGAAGTCTGGAAGGTTTGA